Proteins found in one Streptomyces sp. CB09001 genomic segment:
- a CDS encoding NADP-dependent oxidoreductase, whose amino-acid sequence MPTDTMRAIRLHEFGGPEVLRHEDVQVPEPGPGEVLVRVHAVGVNPPDWYAREGMPDVPPELKPPFHLPLIPGTDVSGVVAAVATDAHGFAVGDEVIGLLHFPATLQGGAYAEYVTAPASDFALKPAAVDHVQAAGLPMSGLTAWQFLIELGHDHPSPFQEAQHRPMRLDSETTVLVNGAAGGVGHLALQLAKWKGARVIAVASGAHETFLRELGADEFIDYTKERPEEVARDVDLVLDTVGGPDSRRFLRTLKRGGSLYPVYFGQFDDEENAKLGVTVTAAQVRSSGAQLGELGRLLDAGTLRVAVDSTFPLADARAAHERAARGHIQGKIVLTVA is encoded by the coding sequence ATGCCGACAGACACGATGAGGGCGATCCGGCTGCACGAGTTCGGCGGTCCCGAAGTGCTTCGTCATGAGGACGTGCAGGTTCCCGAACCGGGGCCGGGCGAGGTGCTCGTCCGCGTCCACGCGGTCGGTGTCAACCCGCCCGACTGGTACGCACGCGAGGGAATGCCCGACGTACCTCCCGAGCTCAAGCCCCCGTTCCATCTCCCCCTGATTCCGGGGACCGACGTCTCGGGTGTCGTGGCAGCCGTGGCCACCGACGCCCACGGGTTCGCGGTCGGAGACGAGGTGATCGGCCTGCTGCACTTCCCCGCCACTCTCCAAGGCGGCGCGTACGCCGAGTACGTCACCGCGCCGGCATCGGACTTCGCACTCAAGCCGGCTGCCGTCGACCACGTGCAGGCCGCCGGCCTGCCCATGTCGGGGCTGACGGCGTGGCAGTTCCTGATCGAACTCGGGCACGACCATCCCTCGCCGTTCCAGGAGGCCCAGCACCGCCCGATGAGGCTCGACAGCGAGACCACGGTGCTCGTCAACGGCGCTGCCGGTGGTGTGGGGCACCTCGCTCTCCAGCTGGCCAAGTGGAAGGGAGCCCGCGTCATCGCCGTGGCCTCCGGCGCCCACGAGACGTTCCTGCGCGAACTCGGCGCCGACGAGTTCATCGACTACACCAAGGAGCGGCCGGAGGAAGTCGCCCGTGACGTCGATCTCGTCCTGGACACCGTCGGGGGTCCCGACAGCAGGCGCTTCCTGCGCACCCTCAAGCGCGGCGGGTCCCTGTACCCGGTGTACTTCGGCCAGTTCGACGACGAGGAGAACGCGAAGCTGGGTGTCACGGTCACGGCCGCCCAGGTCCGCTCGAGCGGCGCGCAGCTCGGCGAACTGGGACGCCTGCTGGACGCGGGCACACTCCGCGTCGCCGTGGACAGCACGTTTCCGCTCGCGGACGCCCGGGCGGCGCACGAACGTGCCGCCCGAGGACACATCCAGGGCAAGATCGTTCTCACGGTCGCTTAG
- a CDS encoding TetR/AcrR family transcriptional regulator gives MRADARKNRDHLLVVAGAAIIEQGVDVSMRDVARRAGVGLATLLRHFPTREALLDALLRTSFDDMTAKADELETSSSPEDALVAWLRDCVAWTTEYRGVTVLMAAAIDDTESALHASCVTLRAAGARLLTRAQAAGVARSDIDGADVFALISMLAWLGDQPSLAPRADHLFEVVASAILTTAGSSHTEGEHRPQARS, from the coding sequence ATGCGGGCAGACGCCAGGAAGAACCGCGACCACCTGCTCGTAGTCGCGGGCGCCGCCATCATCGAGCAGGGCGTGGACGTATCCATGCGCGACGTCGCACGCAGGGCCGGCGTAGGGCTCGCGACGCTGCTCCGGCACTTTCCGACGCGCGAGGCGCTGCTGGATGCCCTGCTCCGCACGAGCTTCGACGACATGACGGCAAAGGCAGACGAGCTCGAGACGTCGAGCTCTCCCGAGGACGCTCTCGTTGCGTGGCTGCGCGACTGCGTCGCGTGGACGACGGAGTACCGGGGCGTGACCGTGCTGATGGCGGCCGCCATCGACGACACCGAATCCGCACTCCACGCCTCGTGCGTTACCTTGCGTGCGGCCGGTGCGCGGCTCCTCACCCGTGCCCAGGCCGCGGGCGTGGCGCGAAGCGACATCGATGGCGCTGATGTGTTCGCGCTGATATCCATGCTCGCCTGGCTCGGCGATCAACCATCGCTCGCGCCACGCGCCGATCACCTCTTCGAGGTTGTCGCGAGCGCGATTCTGACGACCGCAGGCAGCAGTCACACGGAGGGGGAGCACCGCCCTCAGGCCCGTAGCTGA